In the genome of Candidatus Acidiferrales bacterium, the window GGGAGACCGCGACGTAAGGCATCCCGGGCACGAATGACCCGAGGATGCCCGCCCCGATAGAATCAGGGCCCGAGAGCCCCGATGCCATCAGGGCGAGCGCCACAATCTTGGGTGTGTCGTTCAGTCCCCGCGCAAAACTGATGCTGGCGGCCGAAAGCCAATGCAAGCCTTCCGAGATTCTTGCCCGCACCAGCTCCGTTCCGGTCATGCAATCTGCCGTGTGGGACCAGCGAATCTCGACCCATCGGAACAACCCAACGAGCGAGCCTGTTCTCCCTGAGGAATCTACCAGAGCGGGCGCTTGGCTCTCCGTCAGGCAAATACAGTCCCGTGATCGAACCAGCCGCTCGGCCAACGGGAAAAGCGCCAGCGTGCCAGCCATCGCCAGAACGGGCGAGAAGAGAAGCGGCAACGCCACGCTATGAAGCAGCGTGGCGTAACGTACTCCATGCGGGCCGGCGGCGAGCAGACCGGTTCCCGCCAGCGCTCCGGCAATCGCGTGCGTCGTTGAAATGGGCGCGCCCAGCCGCGCCGCCAGAAACA includes:
- a CDS encoding inorganic phosphate transporter — protein: FLAARLGAPISTTHAIAGALAGTGLLAAGPHGVRYATLLHSVALPLLFSPVLAMAGTLALFPLAERLVRSRDCICLTESQAPALVDSSGRTGSLVGLFRWVEIRWSHTADCMTGTELVRARISEGLHWLSAASISFARGLNDTPKIVALALMASGLSGPDSIGAGILGSFVPGMPYVAVSLAMALGGIVGARRVAETISRRITPFDPPQALSANFFGAMLVGFASHLGLPVSTTHVAVGSVLGVGLHRRREANWGKAREIAGGWLITLPVAAVAGAVIYWILGRQQ